One window of Trifolium pratense cultivar HEN17-A07 linkage group LG5, ARS_RC_1.1, whole genome shotgun sequence genomic DNA carries:
- the LOC123886211 gene encoding putative cyclin-D6-1: MDFYREFPYPTAKDFEVIKCYLDAEVEFMPKANFYNDDQNILIRRNAVSMIAKLTTKEFMDWFDPDAYVPYIAMNYFDRFVSHFGMKYVEGQTMTEKVNLIAISCFTISAKMRVDSFEYCCWFLQRVMKNLGIKSVMVMKTELVILQALKWRMKPVTPDCFLNSYYPCFKDFGGFNRRSINEIIVQAQGEHTFVDFMPSQIALSALLAASKLAYPLHKEKIERIKSNDKVYLSSSNVNLISYNKAYLQFTIVKDCAKKMIDLCRRMNIRIDTPGSLQMIDGTVVDMKKLDIGKMKTSQLQVQEEPEKLYDKTPKKPLNFELKWVQPQ, encoded by the exons atgGATTTCTATAGAGAATTTCCTTATCCTACTGCGAAGGATTTTGAAGTCATAAAATGCTACTTAGACGCCGAAGTTGAGTTTATGCCAAAAGCAAACTTCTACAATGACGATCAAAACATTCTAATTCGAAGAAATGCTGTTTCGATGATCGCCAAG CTCACAACTAAGGAATTCATGGACTGGTTTGATCCGGATGCTTATGTTCCGTATATTGCAATGAACTACTTTGATCGCTTCGTGTCCCATTTCGGCATGAAG TACGTGGAAGGCCAGACCATGACAGAAAAAGTTAATCTGATTGCTATATCTTGTTTCACCATATCTGCCAAGATGAGAGTAGACTCGTTTGAATACTGTTGTTGGTTTCTTCAA AGGGTCATGAAAAATCTTGGAATAAAGAGTGTTATGGTTATGAAAACGGAGCTTGTCATTCTCCAAGCACTTAAATGGAGAATGAAACCCGTGACTCCCGACTGTTTTCTAAACTCCTATTACCCTTGCTTCAAAGATTTCGGTGGTTTTAATCGCCGTAGCATTAATGAGATCATAGTTCAAGCTCAAGGAG AGCACacttttgttgattttatgCCGTCTCAAATTGCACTCTCCGCTCTTCTGGCCGCTTCCAAACTTGCATATCCTTTGCATAAGGAAAAGATTGAAAGAATCAAAAGCAATGATAAA gTGTATCTATCATCATCTAATGTCAATCTAATTTCATATAACAAGGCTTACTTACAGTTTACCATA GTGAAGGACTGTGCAAAAAAGATGATAGATCTTTGCAGAAGAATGAACATCAGGATTGACACCCCTGGATCTTTGCAGATGATAGATGGGACTGTGGTCGACATGAAAAAACTGGATATAGGCAAGATGAAGACTTCTCAATTGCAGGTGCAGGAGGAGCCGGAGAAGTTATATGATAAAACACCAAAGAAGCCACTGAACTTTGAGTTGAAGTGGGTGCAGCCACAATAA
- the LOC123884065 gene encoding uncharacterized protein LOC123884065, translating into MGEILSFYYGKFYKSDGYRRWSECRKIKGRNCIIGQRLFTGPRQRELLSRLICRVGTESQVALLQVSKSYVEGIISLEEYISSLKSMVGIGVLVEAVGIGNEKRDLTRLGVEHGKNSRASSAPTRKALSSLRPSDIIQSLTGGYQLSKTKSTELFWEAVWPRLLARGWHCEKPKNRGYVTSEDYLVFLIPGVEKFSTRKLVKGDHYFDSVSDVLSKVVAEPNILELEDEEAKDGSFNEEKGSNEGDLSDDHRQCYLKPRSSPYKKNHTKFMVIDTSLVHGGKLSNLRELESVPNSVSKLEVYADGKRYKGKIYTRKVGHSKDTSRSVKQLRYPPVEFGDASTKASDLLRECKSGFSTDDLPRMVEAKMLRCSKKKISGTDGCRSVSRNYANKKVEIKKCQQVNVLDDNRLKRIIKYHFNRRVRTGHSNHVAVPIKRRRLTACAKAEERRIVENSSGGKGSDKLGFSLSSSFPDSNKNVCDPISHQQNGSSTAFSTERNVKENNEMNIHNGSYQCTFEAKRTKVCRLMNWLIKDEDSEYYQKLREFEYKKATRNNLNQVVLQKHQKSLANEVNRETDGAVIKTKQADGASTSSAPNDDEVVILTKAKYERLLQSAEKVDKLEEKLSQILNLLQQRNIVISDELTTQMYNC; encoded by the exons ATGGGGGAAATACTTTCATTTTACTATGGAAAGTTTTACAAAAGTGATGGATATCGTAGATGGTCAGAGTGCAGGAAGATAAAAGGGAGAAACTGCATCATAGGACAGAGACTGTTTACTGGACCAAGGCAACGCGAACTGTTATCTCGCTTGATTTGTCGTGTCGGTACAGAATCTCAAGTTGCTTTGTTACAG GTTTCTAAGTCATATGTGGAGGGAATAATTTCTCTAGAAGAATACATATCTTCTTTGAAGTCTATGGTTGGAATTGGTGTTCTTGTTGAAGCAGTAGGTATTGGCAATGAGAAGAGAGACCTTACTAGGCTTGGCGTGGAACATGGGAAGAACAGTCGAGCGTCTTCAGCTCCAACCAGAAAAGCTTTGTCTTCTCTTAGACCGAGTGATATAATACAGTCTTTAACAGGAGGATATCAGCTTAGCAAAACCAAAAGTACTGAACTCTTCTGGGAAGCTGTTTGGCCCCGCTTACTGGCAAGAGGTTGGCACTGCGAAAAACCGAAGAATCGAGGCTATGTTACTTCGGAAGATTATCTGGTTTTTCTTATTCCCGGTGTTGAGAAGTTCTCGACGAGAAAACTTGTTAAAGGGGATCATTACTTTGATTCAGTTAGTGATGTCTTGAGCAAAGTAGTAGCTGAACCAAATATTCTTGAGCTTGAAGACGAAGAAGCTAAAGATGGTAGCTTTAATGAAGAGAAGGGATCAAATGAAGGTGATTTATCTGATGATCATCGTCAATGTTACCTCAAGCCCCGATCTTctccttacaaaaaaaatcataccaAATTCATGGTTATTGATACCAGTTTGGTGCATGGCGGAAAGCTATCTAATCTAAGGGAGTTGGAATCTGTGCCTAATTCAGTGTCGAAACTTGAGGTATATGCTGATGGTAAAAGATATAAAGGGAAAATATATACGAGGAAAGTAGGGCATAGCAAGGATACGTCTAGGAGCGTTAAACAACTGAGATATCCGCCCGTTGAATTTGGAGATGCTTCTACGAAGGCCTCTGATCTTCTGAGAGAGTGTAAGAGTGGATTTTCAACTGATGATTTGCCAAGGATGGTGGAAGCTAAGATGCTGAGATGTAGCAAAAAGAAAATCAGTGGAACTGATGGTTGCAGGAGTGTATCTAGAAATTATGCAAACAAGAAGGTTGAAATCAAGAAATGTCAACAAGTCAACGTGTTAGACGATAACCGACTGAAAAGGATCATAAAATATCATTTCAATCGGAGGGTAAGAACAGGTCATTCTAACCATGTAGCTGTTCCGATTAAAAGGAGGAGATTGACTGCCTGTGCCAAGGCAGAGGAAAGGCGCATCGTTGAGAATTCTTCAGGAGGTAAAGGATCAGATAAACTAGGATTCTCTCTATCTTCTAGCTTTCCAGATTCCAACAAAAATGTTTGTGATCCAATTAGTCATCAGCAGAATGGAAGTTCAACAGCTTTCTCGACAGAAAGAAATGTGAAAGAGAATAATGAGATGAACATTCATAACGGCAGTTATCAATGTACATTTGAAGCCAAGAGGACAAAGGTCTGCAGACTGATGAATTGGTTGATAAAGGATGAAGACTCTGAGTATTATCAGAAGCTGAGAGAGTTTGAATATAAGAAGGCCACAAGAAACAACTTAAACCAGGTTGTGTTGCAGAAACATCAGAAGAGTTTGGCAAATGAGGTCAACCGAGAAACAGATGGAGCAGTCATCAAGACGAAACAGGCTGATGGAGCCTCAACTTCTTCTGCACCTAATGACGATGAAGTGGTCATTCTGACCAAAGCAAAATATGAAAGGCTGTTGCAGAGTGCTGAGAAGGTTGATAAGCTTGAAGAGAAACTTTCACAAATCCTGAACCTTCTTCAACAGAGAAACATTGTCATTTCCGACGAGTTAACAACTCAAATGTACAACTGTTGA
- the LOC123886209 gene encoding uncharacterized protein LOC123886209 produces MRRQVSAEQLLFDPEIERTARKNNSQRKKRKQLAKQKKQQEGTSVSISSTSSIAEETMAEPPPPTPGPCHNSPRRLAHLARPQAGARQTELKTGYLQLLYANPFSGLPHEDPYNHLVKFYEIAGSLGTTAAEEEAAFLRGFPHSLIGKAKEWYLDQPTEVMTNWNTLEEKFLERFFPHHKFMEAKTSIAVFSQGSNETLCEAWERYKSMLRKCPSHGFDELTQIHIFRNGLLQQSKLLLDATAGGSLLSLSAADATAIIEKMALSDHQGEYSRNPSQRKPGVIELGTGDAVLAQNKLISQSLEEITKQLSKLPQQMKEMQEGSSKPKQVAYCQLCTGDHPTGHCPPADEEVNYMGNQQRQAPYQNNSGYQRGGNSNHGQGWRQDVGTSNRQKQYESYNQPPPQQNQNSNLEETMNKFMEMTMKQNQQMQQQLQQYQQQQQQHQQENQVYQRSNDAVLRNLET; encoded by the coding sequence ATGCGAAGACAGGTTTCGGCTGAACAATTACTTTTTGATCCTGAGATTGAAAGAACAGCTCGAAAAAATAATAGTcagagaaagaaaaggaagcAACTAGCCAAACAAAAGAAGCAGCAAGAGGGAACTTCTGtttctatttcttcaacatcTTCTATTGCCGAAGAAACAATGGCAGAACCTCCACCACCTACTCCGGGGCCGTGCCATAATAGCCCAAGACGCTTGGCTCATTTGGCAAGACCACAAGCTGGAGCCAGACAGACTGAGCTGAAAACAGGATACCTCCAATTGTTATATGCTAACCCTTTTTCAGGTTTACCTCATGAGGATCCTTATAATCACCTTGTCAAGTTCTATGAGATCGCTGGTTCGCTTGGAACTACTGCAGCAGAGGAAGAAGCGGCATTCTTAAGAGGGTTTCCACATTCATTGATCGGCAAAGCTAAGGAATGGTACTTAGACCAGCCTACTGAAGTCATGACTAATTGGAACACTCTTGAAGAAAAATTTCTTGAAAGGTTCTTTCCTCACCACAAGTTCATGGAGGCCAAAACATCTATTGCTGTGTTTTCTCAAGGTTCTAATGAGACACTCTGTGAAGCTTGGGAGAGATACAAGTCTATGTTAAGGAAATGTCCTAGTCATGGTTTTGATGAACTTACTCAGATTCATATCTTCCGCAACGGACTGCTTCAACAATCAAAACTCTTGCTAGATGCTACAGCTGGTGGATCCTTATTGTCACTTAGTGCCGCCGATGCAACCGcaattattgaaaaaatggcACTTAGTGATCATCAAGGTGAATATAGCAGGAATCCGTCTCAAAGGAAACCAGGAGTTATTGAGCTTGGTACAGGTGATGCAGTGTTGGCTCAAAACAAATTGATCTCACAATCTTTAGAAGAAATCACAAAGCAATTATCAAAGCTCCCACAACAAATGAAGGAGATGCAGGAAGGATCAAGCAAACCAAAGCAAGTTGCGTATTGTCAGCTTTGTACGGGAGACCATCCAACTGGTCATTGTCCTCCAGCGGATGAAGAGGTGAATTACATGGGTAACCAACAAAGACAAGCACCGTATCAGAACAACTCAGGTTATCAAAGAGGTGGTAACTCAAACCATGGTCAAGGTTGGAGACAGGATGTTGGCACATCAAACAGGCAAAAACAATATGAAAGCTACAATCAGCCACCTCCTCAGCAAAATCAAAACTCAAACCTGGAAGAGACAATGAATAAGTTCATGGAAATGACTATGAAACAAAACCAGCAAATGCAGCAACAATTGCAACAATaccagcagcaacaacaacaacatcagcAAGAAAACCAAGTTTATCAAAGAAGCAATGATGCAGTGTTAAGAAACTTGGAAACTTAG
- the LOC123886210 gene encoding uncharacterized protein LOC123886210, producing the protein MILGFSQRFLTKQVNKCVNILQELLLLGTYQIVAKLGTYVIEGKVISDSNIGEKAFISRLSLTSSDKRIPFKFQRRQFPVVVSFAMTINKSQSQSLKHVEENDNDIFMEHASHEGLDSSSRIGPEYQAKIPSVIKKSERCSLRMNLADSLAVHDKSLSFAIGLPIPVTWIHNETEDSGHEELRYHGDINSCQLAPGILSSSWSDADTKSFLLGLFIFGKNFVQIKRFLDNKEMGEILSFYYGKFYKTDGYRRWSECRKKKGRKCMIGHKLFTGPRQHELLSRLIPHVSEESQDTLLQVSKSYVEGTTSLEEYISSLKSMVGIGVFVEVVGIGNEKGDLTRLGVEHGKNSRASSAPTSKALSSLGPSDIIQSLTGGYRLSKTKSTELFWEAVWPRLLARGWHSEQPKYRGYVTSKDYLVFLVPGVEKFSRRKLVKGDHYFDSVSDVLSKVVAEPNILELEEEEAAANVGSFNEEDTEKGSNEDDLSDDHRQCYLKPRSSTYKKDHIKFMAIDTILVHGGKPSDLRKLKPVPVNAVGKVEMGSFEENDNDIIMEDASYGVHDLSHRIGPEYQAEISFVIKKSEQLRMNPANSESVHDKSCSLEIGLPI; encoded by the exons ATGATTTTGGGGTTTTCACAAAGATTTCTTACAAAACAAGTTAATAAATGCGTTAATATATTACAAGAATTACTACTTTTAGGCACTTATCAGATAGTTGCAAAATTGGGAACATATGTCATTGAAGGTAAAGTGATATCTGACAGCAATATTGGTGAAAAAGCTTTTATTTCTAGGTTATCATTGACTTCTTCAGATAAAAGAATTCCATTCAAATTTCAACGTAGACAGTTTCCAGTGGTTGTTTCCTTTGCTATGACGATCAACAAGAGTCAGAGTCAGTCACTTAAACATGTTGAG GAGAATGATAATGATATTTTCATGGAGCATGCGTCTCATGAAGGCCTTGATTCGAGTTCTCGTATAGGTCCTGAATACCAGGCGAAAATTCCTTCCGTTATTAAGAAATCAGAGCGGTGTTCACTTCGAATGAATCTTGCTGATTCATTAGCTGTGCATGATAAATCACTTTCCTTTGCAATTGGTTTGCCCATCCCAGTCACATGGATACACAATGAAACGGAGGATAGTGGACATGAAGAGTTGCGATATCATGGAGACATCAACTCATGTCAATTGGCTCCTGGCATATTGAGTAGCTCCTGGAGTGATGCTGATACAAAAAGTTTTCTActtggtttgtttattttcGGGAAGAACTTTGTTCAGATCAAAAGATTCTTAGACAACAAAGAGATGGGAGAAATACTTTCATTTTACTATGGAAAGTTTTACAAAACTGATGGATATCGTAGATGGTCAGAGTGCAGGAAGAAAAAAGGGAGAAAATGTATGATAGGCCATAAACTTTTTACTGGTCCGAGGCAGCATGAACTGTTGTCCCGCTTGATTCCTCATGTCTCGGAAGAATCTCAAGATACTTTGTTACAG GTTTCTAAGTCATATGTGGAGGGCACAACTTCTCTAGAAGAATACATATCTTCTTTGAAGTCTATGGTTGGAATTGGTGTTTTTGTTGAAGTAGTAGGTATTGGCAATGAGAAGGGAGACCTTACTAGGCTTGGCGTGGAACATGGGAAGAACAGTCGGGCGTCTTCAGCTCCAACCAGCAAAGCTTTGTCTTCTCTTGGACCGAGTGATATAATACAGTCTTTAACAGGAGGATATCGGCTTAGCAAAACCAAAAGTACTGAACTCTTTTGGGAAGCTGTTTGGCCCCGCTTACTGGCAAGAGGTTGGCACTCTGAGCAACCAAAGTATCGAGGCTATGTGACCTCCAAAGATtatctggtttttcttgttccGGGAGTTGAGAAGTTTTCGAGGAGAAAACTTGTGAAAGGTGATCATTACTTTGATTCTGTTAGCGATGTCTTGAGCAAAGTAGTAGCTGAACCGAATATTCTTGagcttgaagaagaagaagcagcaGCTAATGTTGGTAGCTTCAATGAGGAAGACACAGAAAAGGGATCAAATGAAGATGATTTATCCGATGATCATCGTCAATGTTACCTCAAGCCCCGATCTTCTACTTACAAAAAAGATCATATCAAATTCATGGCTATTGATACCATTTTGGTGCATGGCGGAAAACCATCTGATTTAAGGAAATTGAAACCTGTTCCTGTCAATGCAGTGGGTAAAGTTGAG ATGGGGTCCTTTGAGGAGAATGATAATGATATTATCATGGAGGATGCATCTTATGGAGTCCATGATTTGAGTCATCGAATAGGTCCTGAGTACCAGGCGgaaatttcttttgtgattAAGAAATCAGAGCAACTTCGAATGAATCCTGCTAATTCAGAATCTGTGCATGATAAATCATGTTCCCTTGAAATTGGTTTGCCCATCTAA